Proteins from a genomic interval of Corythoichthys intestinalis isolate RoL2023-P3 chromosome 3, ASM3026506v1, whole genome shotgun sequence:
- the tfip11 gene encoding tuftelin-interacting protein 11, whose translation MSMSHLYGRRGPEEEGVDIEKFEITDWDLANEFNPDRRRHRQTKEQMTYGIWAEGDSDEDERPSFAGKRAKDYTAPVNFVSAGLRKTAADEKQQRDEEEGSDNSDDDSPAAPPPPRVPTTKKLQKGNFRGNQSQRFAGGIQSGQGIGSWEKHTKGIGQKLLQKMGYQPGRGLGKNAQGIINPIEAKVRKGKGAVGAYGNERTQQSIQDFPVVDSDEEEEKEFQKELGQWRKDPSATGVRKKPKYSYKTVEELKAKGKISGRSTGVSAGELAQVKVIDMTGREQRVYSSYSQMSNKHSMPEDGPPSTSDQKGSGFALPELEHNLQLLIDLTEQDILQSARRLQHEKDVVVSLSHESHALQSRLEEEQDAISRMEAVLALVERFPSEEMAPGEGPTLQECARIFETLQTDYYEEYKTMGLADLAVAVVHPLLKEKIFSWDPLKDASYCLEEVGKWRAILESRNLLTGGQESNMDPYHRLLWEVWIPVMRSCVSRWQPRMVGPMVDCLELWSPLLPPWISSHLLEQLILPRLQREVDTWNPLTDTVPIHSWIHPWLPLLQTRLEPLYAPIRSKLANALQRWHPSDASARLILQPWKDVFSPGAWEAFMVKNIIPKLALCLEELVINPHQQQMEPFHWVIDWEGMLSSSSLVSLLDKNFFPKWLQVLCSWLSNSPNYEEITKWYLGWKTMFSDVLLSQTLIKDKFNEALDIMNRAVSSGIGGYMQPGARENIAYLTQTERRKDFHYEAMQERRDAESVAHRAATTSVPTNFKDLIQTKAEENNIVFMPIVAKRHEGKQLYTFGRIVIYIDRGVVFVQGEKTWVPTSLQSLIDMAK comes from the exons ATGTCAATGTCACATTTGTATGGACGGAGGGGGCCAGAGGAGGAAGGCGTAGATATCGAAAAATTTGAGATCACTGATTGGGATTTGGCCAATGAGTTCAACCCAGACCGCCGCAGACACAGGCAGACCAAGGAGCAAATGACTTACGGCATCTGGGCTGAAGGGGACTCTGATGAGGATGAAAGACCCAGCTTTGCAGGCAAACG AGCCAAAGACTACACTGCTCCAGTGAATTTTGTGAGTGCAGGATTAAGAAAAACTGCAGCTGACGAGAAACAGCAAAGGGATGAAGAGGAAGGCTCCGATAATTCCGATGATGATAGTCCTGCGGCACCTCCGCCTCCTCGAGTGCCAACTACAAAAAAGCTTCAGAAA GGTAATTTCCGTGGAAACCAGTCTCAAAGGTTTGCAGGGGGTATACAGTCGGGACAAGGAATTGGTTCCTGGGAGAAACACACCAAGGGAATCGGACAGAAACTGCTGCAGAAAATGGGCTATCAACCTGGCAGAGGCTTGGGCAAAAATGCACAAG GTATTATCAATCCTATCGAGGCGAAGGTTCGTAAAGGAAAGGGTGCTGTGGGTGCTTACGGCAATGAACGAACCCAACAGAGTATTCAAGATTTTCCTGTGGTTGACTCTGATGAAGAGGAGGAAAag GAGTTTCAGAAGGAACTTGGTCAGTGGCGTAAAGATCCGTCTGCCACTGGTGTGAGGAAGAAACCAAAGTACTCTTACAAAACTGTAGAGGAATTGAAGGCTAAAGGCAAAATTTCTGGGCGCAGCACTGGAGTATCTGCTGGAGAGCTGGCACAAGTCAAG GTCATTGATATGACTGGAAGAGAGCAAAGGGTATATTCCAGTTACAGTCAGATGTCCAACAAGCACAGCATGCCAGAAGATGGTCCACCGAGTACATCCGATCAGAAGGGATCCGGCTTTGCGCTTCCTGAACTTGAACATAATCTTCAACTTTTGATTGATCTTACGGAACAAGACATATTACAG TCGGCCCGCCGTCTCCAGCATGAAAAAGATGTCGTTGTGTCGCTGAGCCATGAGTCCCATGCGCTACAGAGCAGACTGGAAGAAGAGCAAGATGCCATTAGTAGAATGGAAGCCGTGCTGGCTTTGGTGGAGCGTTTCCCGTCTGAAGAGATGGCACCAGGCGAGGGACCTACTTTGCAg GAGTGCGCCCGCATATTTGAGACTTTACAGACAGACTATTATGAGGAATACAAGACGATGGGTTTGGCTGACTTGGCGGTAGCTGTTGTTCATCCATTACTCAAAGAAAAAATTTTCTCCTGGGATCCATTGAAG gatGCTTCTTATTGCCTTGAAGAAGTGGGTAAGTGGAGAGCAATTCTCGAATCCAGAAACCTTCTCACCGGTGGGCAAGAGTCAAACATGGACCCTTACCACAG GCTGCTATGGGAAGTTTGGATCCCAGTGATGCGGTCCTGTGTGTCTCGCTGGCAGCCACGCATGGTCGGGCCAATGGTGGACTGTCTTGAATTGTGGTCTCCTCTTCTTCCACCTTGGATCTCTAGTCACCTCCTCGAGCAGCTTATTTTACCTCGGCTGCAGCGAGAG GTAGATACTTGGAACCCCTTAACAGACACTGTGCCCATTCACTCATGGATCCACCCTTGGCTACCTTTGCTCCAAACACGTCTTGAGCCGCTATACGCACCCATCAGGAGCAAATTGGCTAACGCTTTGCAACGGTGGCACCCCAGTGATGCTTCAGCACGCCTCATCTTACAACCGTGGAAAGATGTTTTTAGCCCTGGTGCATGGGAGGCATttatggtgaaaaacatcatccCTAAACTGG CTCTGTGTCTGGAAGAGCTGGTTATCAATCCTCACCAGCAGCAGATGGAGCCCTTTCACTGGGTGATAGACTGGGAGGGCATGCTGTCCTCATCTAGTCTAGTttcactgctggacaaaaactTCTTTCCGAAATGGCTGCAA GTCCTCTGTTCATGGTTGAGCAACAGTCCTAATTACGAGGAAATCACCAAATGGTACCTCGGTTGGAAGACCATGTTCAGTGATGTCTTGTTGTCGCAGACACTCATAAAAGACAAGTTCAACGAAGCGCTGGACATCATGAACCGTGCAGTATCTTCAGGAATAG gtggatataTGCAACCCGGGGCAAGAGAGAACATTGCGTATCTCACTCAGACAGAAAGAAGAAAGGACTTTCACTATGAGGCCATGCAAGAGCGCAGGGATGCTGAGAGTGTCGCTCACAGGGCTGCCACTACCAGCGTACCTACGAACTTTAAAGATCTCATCCAGACTAAGGCAGAGGAGAACAACATTGTGTTTATGCCCATAGTAGCTAAACGCCATGAGGGTAAACAGCTGTACACATTTGGGCGTATTGTCATCTACATAGACAGGGGTGTTGTATTCGTGCAAGGAGAAAAGACGTGGGTTCCCACATCTCTGCAGAGTCTAATAGATATGGCTAAGTGA